A stretch of Spirosoma oryzicola DNA encodes these proteins:
- a CDS encoding 3-keto-disaccharide hydrolase, whose protein sequence is MTVNQHHCLRGLIQSSQLLILPVVVLAIFLNGSAVFGQSPGKTASLFDGKTLTGWKTVNPAHAALWFVKDSVIRSGDGINKIPENTYLHTLKEYGDFEFRCLFRLSGNPATGMINSGIQYRSVIEGDKIIGYQADIGNGFWGDLYDEHRREKLVSGDLRTLKRMLNEEGWNSYIIRCKGNHHELYINGVKTCDYIEQDSNIPQKGIIAVQIHSGGVAQVEFRDLTIAEL, encoded by the coding sequence ATGACAGTAAACCAACATCATTGTTTACGTGGGCTGATTCAATCGAGCCAATTGCTGATTTTGCCAGTCGTCGTACTGGCTATCTTCCTGAACGGATCGGCGGTTTTTGGTCAATCGCCCGGAAAGACAGCGTCACTGTTTGACGGAAAAACCCTGACCGGTTGGAAAACTGTCAATCCGGCTCATGCTGCGCTGTGGTTTGTCAAAGACAGTGTTATCCGAAGCGGGGATGGCATCAATAAGATTCCGGAGAATACGTATCTGCACACCCTGAAAGAGTACGGCGACTTTGAATTTCGTTGCCTGTTTCGGTTGTCGGGCAATCCGGCAACGGGTATGATCAACAGCGGCATTCAGTATCGCTCGGTTATTGAAGGCGATAAAATTATCGGCTATCAGGCTGACATCGGCAATGGGTTCTGGGGTGATCTGTACGACGAACACCGGCGCGAAAAACTGGTCAGTGGTGATCTGCGTACCCTCAAACGTATGTTGAACGAAGAGGGCTGGAACAGCTACATCATTCGCTGCAAGGGAAACCACCATGAGCTATACATCAACGGCGTTAAAACCTGCGACTACATCGAGCAGGACAGCAACATTCCGCAGAAAGGCATAATCGCCGTGCAGATTCACAGCGGAGGAGTTGCCCAGGTCGAATTCCGGGACTTGACTATCGCTGAGCTTTGA
- a CDS encoding T9SS type A sorting domain-containing protein, producing MKNNYGLVASQPWLVYVWLLCFALPASVFSQSTLTLLPPSYNCTTGAITFNKSGGDGSPIVYSASGITRSSSSDSVGVVEQNLRNDPKPILIQATQRGYTASYTFDLKAFCSAPPTGDPLKLIAPTFSCFTVGAVAKFNTTGGDGSPITYSLSDLALTSPTSNTVNIQCIDPEKAVTIQAMQSGYTTNYSFVLKDVCRFTYIGKPMTINTIPDLTLSPGQTLNAYDISKYFQDPNFAYINRYERSVIYSFSAQGLPEGMTYSTEGTSQGGVTWGLVAKFRGKAPAKAGVYPVTITASNGYCGPVSATFNLIVSDQTNTTGLAILPPFYNCQSGLIQFYTNGGDGSPITYTVPGVTRTDVTSTVGIVEQELRNDPKPIIIQATQSGYTVRYTFDFAAFCNNVQPPTGNTLALAKPTYDCATGAITFNTTGGDGSTIEFKAIGITDWSTNPNQFVDRESRTVSDVQPFTLMARQNGQTVTYIWDLKAACGRARVGVSAAEFAEAFSLQVLGNPAHEQVGVQIRGAQGQPVQLRLMDLQGRLLESRTIEQPGTVEEQHFLLTNVKPGLLLLQAGTAQQTQTVKVIKE from the coding sequence ATGAAAAACAATTACGGATTAGTAGCCAGCCAGCCATGGCTGGTTTACGTATGGCTATTGTGTTTCGCCTTGCCAGCCAGTGTCTTTTCCCAGTCCACCCTAACCCTGCTGCCGCCTTCCTACAACTGTACAACCGGCGCAATCACGTTTAACAAAAGTGGCGGAGACGGTTCACCCATTGTTTATTCTGCATCGGGCATCACCCGTTCATCATCGAGCGATAGCGTGGGTGTCGTTGAGCAGAACCTGCGGAATGACCCTAAACCCATTCTAATCCAGGCTACGCAGCGCGGCTATACAGCGAGCTACACGTTCGACTTAAAGGCTTTTTGTAGCGCCCCGCCCACTGGCGATCCGCTTAAACTAATCGCGCCTACCTTTAGCTGCTTCACGGTTGGGGCTGTCGCCAAGTTCAATACTACCGGTGGCGACGGCTCACCAATCACGTATTCCTTATCGGATCTGGCACTTACGTCTCCTACCAGCAACACGGTTAACATACAATGCATCGATCCCGAAAAAGCGGTAACGATTCAGGCGATGCAGAGCGGCTACACCACCAACTATTCGTTCGTTCTGAAAGACGTGTGCCGATTCACATACATTGGTAAACCAATGACCATCAATACCATCCCGGACCTGACCTTGTCGCCGGGCCAAACCCTGAACGCGTACGATATCAGTAAGTACTTTCAGGATCCTAATTTCGCGTACATCAACCGCTACGAACGCTCGGTTATCTATTCGTTCTCCGCGCAGGGCTTACCAGAGGGAATGACCTATTCGACGGAAGGTACATCGCAGGGGGGAGTAACTTGGGGCCTGGTCGCCAAGTTTCGGGGCAAGGCTCCGGCCAAAGCGGGTGTGTATCCGGTAACCATTACGGCCAGCAACGGCTACTGCGGTCCGGTAAGCGCAACCTTTAACCTGATCGTTTCCGACCAGACAAACACGACAGGGCTAGCCATTCTGCCTCCTTTTTATAATTGTCAGTCTGGACTGATCCAATTCTACACCAACGGTGGCGACGGCTCACCGATCACCTACACCGTACCCGGCGTAACACGCACCGATGTTACCAGCACGGTCGGTATTGTTGAACAGGAGTTACGGAATGACCCAAAGCCAATTATTATACAAGCAACGCAAAGTGGTTATACCGTTCGATATACGTTTGATTTTGCGGCCTTCTGCAACAACGTACAACCCCCAACGGGAAATACATTAGCCCTCGCCAAACCAACGTACGACTGCGCTACGGGAGCGATTACATTCAACACCACCGGTGGCGACGGCTCGACCATCGAATTTAAAGCTATTGGCATTACGGACTGGTCAACGAACCCGAATCAGTTTGTCGATCGAGAGAGCCGCACAGTGAGCGATGTACAGCCTTTTACGCTCATGGCGCGTCAGAACGGACAGACCGTTACCTACATCTGGGATTTGAAAGCGGCTTGCGGTCGGGCACGTGTCGGTGTAAGTGCAGCCGAATTTGCCGAAGCGTTTTCGCTACAAGTGCTGGGCAATCCGGCGCACGAGCAGGTAGGCGTTCAGATTCGGGGTGCTCAGGGTCAGCCGGTTCAACTGCGGTTGATGGATTTGCAGGGTCGCCTGCTGGAAAGCCGGACCATCGAGCAGCCAGGTACCGTAGAGGAGCAACATTTCCTGCTGACCAACGTAAAACCAGGTTTGTTGCTTCTTCAAGCGGGCACCGCCCAGCAGACGCAAACCGTGAAGGTTATTAAGGAGTAA
- a CDS encoding FG-GAP repeat domain-containing protein — translation MTNAYSQDKTLFNVRQQQATNTSSTNRATKSVTPSGDFRKTELTRDFISEGVAVADLNNDGKPDIVAGYYWFEAPNWTRHELAPSRAFDPRKEYSNSFLNLGMDVNQDGWDDVVVVGFPGKPGFWFENPKNNQSGEWKKHVLADSVGIANESPGFIDIDGDGRLDILCGDTKKKQIVWLKSPSKPGETEWKRFALSKENVPGTEIFSHGIGYGDVNKDGFNDVVVREGWYEGTADKASGNWVFHPANLGEPCSHMQVLDVNGDGKNDVVSASAHALGVWWHEQVADEQGKVDFKTHLMSNTTAQTHASIMADLNGDGRADYITGKRYLAHNGHDPGDGDAPILMWFEFTPGREPYYKEHIIDTDSGAGLNIVVRDMNGDKKPDIVIANKNGVFLLENKISKSR, via the coding sequence ATGACAAACGCCTATAGCCAGGATAAAACGTTGTTTAACGTACGCCAGCAACAGGCCACAAACACCAGCAGTACCAATCGGGCAACGAAATCGGTCACGCCATCCGGCGACTTCAGGAAAACGGAGCTTACGCGCGATTTTATTTCCGAAGGGGTAGCCGTCGCTGATCTGAACAACGATGGAAAACCAGACATCGTGGCTGGTTATTACTGGTTCGAAGCGCCCAACTGGACGCGCCATGAGCTCGCTCCGTCCCGTGCGTTCGATCCGCGCAAGGAGTACAGCAACTCGTTCCTGAACCTGGGTATGGACGTCAATCAGGATGGTTGGGACGATGTCGTAGTGGTAGGTTTTCCCGGAAAGCCGGGCTTCTGGTTTGAAAACCCTAAAAACAACCAGTCGGGCGAATGGAAAAAACATGTCCTGGCTGATTCGGTGGGCATCGCCAACGAGTCGCCAGGTTTTATCGACATCGATGGCGATGGCCGACTCGATATTTTGTGCGGGGATACGAAGAAGAAACAGATTGTCTGGCTAAAGTCGCCGTCCAAACCCGGTGAGACCGAATGGAAACGCTTTGCCCTGAGCAAGGAGAATGTGCCCGGCACCGAAATCTTTTCGCACGGCATTGGTTATGGCGATGTGAATAAAGACGGTTTCAACGATGTCGTGGTTCGCGAAGGCTGGTACGAAGGAACCGCCGACAAAGCATCGGGTAACTGGGTCTTTCATCCGGCCAACCTGGGCGAACCTTGCTCGCACATGCAGGTGCTGGATGTAAACGGCGACGGAAAAAACGACGTGGTAAGCGCTTCGGCTCATGCCCTGGGTGTCTGGTGGCACGAACAGGTTGCCGACGAACAGGGTAAAGTCGACTTTAAAACCCATTTGATGAGCAATACGACGGCGCAAACGCACGCGTCCATTATGGCCGATCTGAACGGCGATGGCCGTGCCGATTACATCACCGGAAAGCGATACTTGGCGCATAACGGCCACGATCCCGGCGATGGTGACGCCCCCATTCTGATGTGGTTTGAATTTACGCCCGGCAGGGAGCCGTATTACAAAGAGCACATCATCGACACCGATTCTGGGGCGGGTCTTAACATCGTGGTGCGGGATATGAACGGCGACAAAAAGCCGGATATCGTTATTGCCAATAAAAATGGTGTGTTCCTGCTAGAGAACAAAATCAGCAAATCGCGTTAG
- a CDS encoding VOC family protein: MHIEHLAIWVRDLEQMRTFYQTYFSAIANQKYTNHQKGFSSYFLRFDGGSRLELMHMPTIPDSPHDSLQQFIGLTHFAVSVGSRDAVDALTERLRADGYLIAGEPRQTGDGYYESVVLDPEQNRIEITA, from the coding sequence ATGCATATCGAACACCTGGCTATCTGGGTTCGCGATCTTGAGCAGATGCGGACATTTTATCAGACTTACTTTAGCGCAATCGCTAACCAGAAATACACCAATCACCAGAAGGGCTTTTCGTCCTATTTTCTACGTTTCGACGGCGGCTCACGCCTGGAACTCATGCACATGCCTACCATTCCGGACAGCCCGCATGACTCTCTACAACAGTTTATCGGTCTTACTCATTTTGCGGTGTCGGTTGGCAGCCGGGACGCTGTTGATGCGCTGACGGAACGGCTCCGGGCGGATGGCTACCTCATCGCGGGCGAACCACGACAAACGGGCGATGGCTATTACGAAAGCGTTGTGCTAGACCCTGAACAGAACCGGATCGAAATCACCGCTTAA
- a CDS encoding PVC-type heme-binding CxxCH protein, producing MPILYLIVTLLSGFVLLPKTVCRAQAPEPKPVQDTTAINREYALEATMLGFFAKNGARNPTLKANKGDRVRITITNGEVMTHDIALEKLGLKSKTLQDKGKSTSITFTADKSDTYFCTVPGHRAAGMVGSFEVVEGTIADATIAGQVPVKNGQPLNLNFETGTLQDWTATGDAFASPVFAQDDPSPVHEKDMHIGYAGNYFLSSGGTANAKRTGTLTSVPFTVTQPFAAFMVSGGALQDTRVELVQAGTNTVLFHSTGQGRATLQPVVVDLQPYLNKDIYIRIIDNETGISQIPYIPHDKWAHINFDNFQFYPTRPTFPNELKQKDIIIMPPLDPVLHAGLSGTEAAKVMTLPKGFTITLAAAEPELVKPICFTVDARGRLWVVESHTYPVRAPEGQGRDRILIFEDTDGDGTLDKKKIFIDGLNLVSGMEVGMGGVWVGAAPYLLFIPADFKNDKPAGPPQKLLDGWGLEDTHETLNSLRWGPDGWLYGTHGVFTHSNVGKPGAPDSERTKLNAGVWRYHPISHQFELFAEGTSNPWGLDFNEYGHAFITACVIPHMYHMIQGGRYQRQAGKHFNLYTYDDIKTHADHVHWVGERGPHAGNFRSASAGGGHAHAGAMIYLGNSWPQEYRNDIFMNNINGAKLNQDHPVRAGSGYIVTHKPDFLTMNDSWSQWLNMKYDPSGSVWAIDWYDKNQCHSPNPDVHNKTMGRIFKITHDNDKWVQVDLTKASDKELVNYQLNGNDWYVRQARTILQERGPNKKVHKALKEILAKNTDPTRKLRALWALHVTGGLTEKELIDLLANDNEYIRSWAIQLLAEDKTVSPEALKQFAAIARQDNSSLVRLYLTSAMLRLEPNQRWDVLDALVQKASDKDDHNLPLMLWYAAEPLAAVDMKRALELAQKSTMPKHLPYTVQRIGAIGTEESKKLLKELQDRVGKREHSPKNHEIQVLIAKALEE from the coding sequence ATGCCTATACTTTACCTAATCGTTACGCTGCTTTCGGGCTTTGTGCTATTGCCTAAAACGGTCTGTAGAGCGCAGGCTCCTGAACCAAAACCGGTTCAGGATACCACGGCGATTAACCGCGAGTATGCGCTGGAAGCAACGATGCTGGGATTCTTCGCCAAAAATGGTGCTCGCAATCCGACGTTGAAAGCGAACAAGGGCGACCGCGTCCGCATTACGATCACCAACGGGGAGGTTATGACGCACGATATTGCGCTGGAAAAACTGGGCTTGAAAAGTAAAACCCTTCAGGATAAAGGTAAGAGCACCAGCATAACTTTCACCGCCGACAAAAGTGACACCTACTTTTGTACGGTTCCGGGACACCGGGCTGCTGGTATGGTTGGGAGCTTTGAGGTGGTGGAGGGCACTATCGCCGATGCGACTATTGCCGGACAGGTGCCGGTGAAAAACGGTCAGCCGCTGAACCTGAATTTCGAAACGGGTACCCTACAGGACTGGACCGCCACGGGCGATGCGTTTGCTAGCCCCGTTTTTGCCCAGGACGACCCATCACCGGTTCACGAAAAAGACATGCATATCGGTTATGCGGGCAATTACTTCTTAAGCAGTGGTGGGACAGCCAACGCCAAACGGACCGGTACATTGACCTCTGTCCCATTTACCGTAACACAGCCCTTTGCCGCCTTCATGGTGTCGGGCGGGGCGTTGCAGGATACGCGCGTCGAACTGGTGCAGGCCGGAACGAATACCGTGCTTTTTCACAGCACCGGACAAGGCCGGGCCACGCTTCAGCCGGTTGTTGTCGATCTGCAACCGTACCTGAACAAAGACATTTACATTCGGATCATCGATAATGAAACCGGTATTTCGCAGATCCCGTACATTCCGCACGACAAGTGGGCGCACATCAACTTTGATAACTTTCAGTTTTATCCCACTCGGCCTACCTTTCCGAATGAGCTGAAACAGAAAGATATCATTATTATGCCGCCCCTCGATCCTGTCTTGCACGCTGGTCTTTCGGGTACCGAAGCGGCCAAAGTCATGACCCTGCCGAAAGGGTTCACAATTACCCTGGCAGCCGCCGAACCGGAACTGGTTAAACCCATTTGTTTCACCGTTGACGCACGCGGTCGATTGTGGGTGGTCGAAAGCCATACGTACCCCGTTCGTGCACCGGAAGGGCAGGGCCGGGACCGTATTCTGATTTTTGAAGATACAGACGGTGATGGAACGTTGGACAAGAAAAAAATCTTTATCGACGGGCTAAACCTGGTTAGTGGTATGGAGGTGGGCATGGGGGGCGTATGGGTGGGAGCCGCTCCCTACCTGCTGTTTATCCCGGCAGATTTCAAGAACGATAAACCCGCCGGACCACCTCAGAAACTGCTCGATGGCTGGGGACTGGAAGACACGCACGAAACGCTGAACAGCCTGCGCTGGGGCCCCGATGGCTGGCTCTACGGTACGCACGGGGTATTTACGCATTCGAACGTTGGGAAGCCGGGTGCACCAGATTCGGAACGGACGAAGCTGAACGCGGGCGTCTGGCGCTACCATCCAATCTCGCACCAGTTTGAGTTGTTTGCCGAAGGAACCAGCAATCCGTGGGGACTCGATTTTAACGAGTACGGTCATGCCTTTATCACCGCTTGTGTCATTCCGCACATGTACCACATGATTCAGGGTGGGCGCTACCAACGACAGGCGGGCAAGCATTTTAATCTGTATACGTACGACGATATCAAAACCCACGCCGATCATGTGCATTGGGTGGGCGAACGAGGACCACACGCGGGAAACTTCCGGTCGGCTTCGGCGGGAGGGGGGCACGCTCACGCGGGGGCAATGATCTACCTGGGCAATAGCTGGCCACAGGAATACCGCAACGATATATTTATGAACAATATTAACGGGGCTAAGCTCAATCAGGACCATCCGGTTCGGGCGGGATCGGGCTATATCGTTACCCACAAGCCGGATTTTCTGACCATGAACGATTCGTGGTCGCAGTGGCTGAACATGAAATACGACCCCAGCGGCTCGGTGTGGGCCATCGACTGGTACGACAAAAATCAGTGCCATAGCCCAAACCCCGATGTGCACAACAAAACGATGGGGCGAATTTTTAAGATTACCCACGACAACGACAAATGGGTACAGGTCGATCTGACGAAGGCATCGGATAAGGAACTGGTCAACTATCAACTCAACGGCAACGACTGGTACGTGCGCCAGGCCCGGACGATTTTGCAGGAACGCGGCCCAAACAAAAAAGTGCATAAAGCCCTGAAAGAGATTCTGGCAAAAAATACCGATCCGACCCGCAAACTTCGGGCGCTCTGGGCGTTGCACGTGACCGGCGGACTTACCGAAAAAGAGCTGATCGATTTACTGGCGAACGACAACGAATACATCCGAAGCTGGGCGATACAGCTATTGGCCGAAGACAAAACCGTTTCCCCCGAAGCGCTGAAGCAGTTTGCCGCGATAGCCAGACAGGACAATTCGTCGCTGGTCCGGTTGTACCTGACATCGGCCATGCTGCGACTGGAACCGAATCAGCGGTGGGATGTACTGGACGCGCTTGTTCAGAAAGCGTCCGATAAAGACGATCATAATTTGCCGCTGATGCTGTGGTATGCCGCTGAACCGCTGGCCGCTGTGGATATGAAACGGGCGTTGGAACTGGCTCAGAAATCAACAATGCCGAAGCATTTGCCGTACACCGTGCAGCGGATTGGCGCTATCGGTACGGAGGAGTCTAAAAAGTTGCTGAAAGAATTGCAGGACCGAGTCGGGAAGCGGGAGCACTCGCCCAAAAATCACGAGATTCAGGTGCTGATCGCGAAAGCATTGGAAGAGTAG
- the recR gene encoding recombination mediator RecR has translation MEYPSKLIEDAVNEVAKLPGIGKKTALRLVLHLLKRDEEQTETLAQSLTTMRTQVKYCRKCHNLSDHELCTICASNKRDQSLICVVEDTRDVLAIENTAQYKGLYHVLGGIISPVEGIGPSDLQIDSLIARLRGTEGEQVREIILAISPTMEGDTTAFYLQKKLRPFNLKISTIARGVPIGGDLEYADEVTLGRSILSRIAYD, from the coding sequence TTGGAGTATCCATCCAAACTTATAGAAGACGCAGTAAATGAGGTAGCGAAACTGCCGGGTATCGGTAAAAAAACCGCCCTCCGGTTAGTGCTCCACTTACTCAAACGGGACGAAGAACAAACCGAAACGTTGGCGCAAAGTCTGACAACGATGCGCACGCAGGTCAAATACTGCCGCAAGTGTCATAATCTGTCGGACCACGAGCTGTGCACGATTTGCGCCAGCAACAAACGGGATCAATCGCTGATCTGCGTTGTTGAAGACACGCGCGACGTGCTGGCCATCGAGAACACGGCTCAGTACAAAGGGCTTTATCACGTGCTGGGAGGGATTATTTCACCCGTCGAAGGGATCGGCCCGAGTGATTTACAGATCGATTCGCTTATCGCACGATTGCGGGGTACGGAAGGCGAACAGGTTCGGGAAATCATTCTGGCTATCAGCCCAACCATGGAAGGTGATACAACGGCGTTTTACCTACAGAAAAAGCTCCGGCCGTTCAACCTTAAGATCTCGACCATTGCCCGAGGGGTGCCTATCGGCGGTGATCTTGAGTACGCCGATGAGGTTACGTTAGGACGAAGTATTTTAAGCCGTATCGCTTACGATTAA
- a CDS encoding PAS domain-containing sensor histidine kinase, producing MKVNIADPLQTPATLWQKALDQSASGILVAQAIRNKDGDIETFTIQLANRQAEKTLRLKRESMLGHTVAELLPQTLAPLWSKVADVVESGESQHSDFYYQTSYTRQELWFDLCIEPLGDGQCAVLSFTDITALKNASQTLLGESILFKTLSSSVPGMSVVVVNYFQKVLFANGNLPGLFKSSNADELIGQRITDTILPNYQDDWKRYISTALMGEQHSFSDHWGGWRCECYVGPVRNERGNIVMGICVYRDISEQFRQQQTLQRMNHDLKQSNHSLEQFAYVASHDLQEPLRKIKSFGDILGERYTKQLDETGVDIVHRMQSAADRMNDLIKSLLSYARITTPSGLAKFQKQELINVSELLSGIQNDLEIAIQERGAVIKSDPNLPMVPGDETQLRQLFQNLLTNAIKFVRPTQRPEVSITGQLVRGGDVPEFPGVDHLQEYALFSIEDNGIGIDPENFEMIFGLFTRLHGRQQFTGSGIGLATCKRVAENHGGTITLESKVNYGTTFHVYLPLHTTA from the coding sequence ATGAAAGTAAACATCGCCGATCCACTACAAACGCCTGCTACTCTTTGGCAAAAAGCGTTGGATCAGTCGGCCAGTGGCATTTTAGTAGCCCAGGCCATCCGTAACAAGGATGGCGATATTGAAACATTTACCATTCAACTGGCCAATCGACAGGCCGAAAAAACGCTCAGACTCAAGCGGGAGAGCATGCTGGGGCATACAGTTGCGGAGCTCCTGCCGCAGACGCTGGCTCCTCTCTGGAGTAAAGTTGCCGACGTAGTTGAAAGCGGAGAAAGTCAGCACAGCGATTTTTATTACCAAACGTCGTATACCAGGCAAGAACTGTGGTTTGACCTTTGCATCGAACCGCTGGGCGATGGGCAGTGCGCCGTACTTTCGTTTACCGACATTACCGCGTTAAAAAACGCATCACAGACGCTGCTGGGTGAATCGATCTTGTTTAAAACTCTGTCGTCCAGCGTACCGGGCATGAGCGTGGTCGTTGTTAACTATTTTCAAAAAGTCCTTTTTGCCAATGGTAATCTGCCGGGACTGTTCAAAAGCAGCAACGCCGATGAACTGATCGGCCAGCGCATTACCGACACCATCTTACCCAACTATCAGGACGATTGGAAACGATACATCAGCACGGCGTTGATGGGTGAGCAGCACTCGTTCAGCGATCATTGGGGTGGCTGGCGGTGTGAATGCTACGTGGGGCCGGTACGCAATGAACGAGGCAATATTGTCATGGGTATCTGCGTCTACCGGGATATATCGGAACAGTTCCGCCAGCAGCAGACGCTGCAACGAATGAACCATGATCTAAAGCAATCGAACCACAGCCTGGAACAATTTGCTTACGTTGCCAGCCACGATTTGCAGGAACCGCTCCGAAAAATCAAATCGTTCGGCGATATACTAGGTGAACGGTATACGAAGCAGCTCGATGAAACCGGCGTTGATATAGTCCACCGGATGCAGTCAGCCGCCGACCGGATGAACGATCTTATCAAGAGCCTGCTCTCTTACGCGCGTATTACAACGCCCAGTGGTCTGGCCAAGTTTCAGAAACAAGAGTTGATTAATGTCAGCGAACTGCTGAGCGGCATTCAGAATGACCTGGAAATTGCCATACAAGAACGAGGAGCGGTGATTAAATCGGACCCAAATCTGCCGATGGTGCCGGGCGATGAAACGCAGCTACGACAGCTATTCCAAAATCTACTGACGAACGCCATAAAGTTTGTGCGGCCTACCCAACGCCCCGAGGTAAGTATCACTGGCCAACTTGTTCGCGGTGGCGATGTGCCTGAATTTCCCGGTGTCGATCACCTTCAGGAGTATGCCCTGTTCAGTATTGAGGACAACGGTATTGGGATTGACCCCGAAAACTTCGAAATGATTTTTGGCTTATTTACCCGACTGCACGGGCGACAGCAGTTCACTGGTTCGGGGATTGGTCTGGCGACCTGCAAGCGGGTAGCGGAAAATCATGGCGGTACGATTACGCTGGAAAGCAAAGTCAATTACGGCACTACCTTTCATGTCTACCTGCCGCTGCATACAACGGCTTAG
- a CDS encoding superoxide dismutase has product MNRSEFLKLAFGASAGLVAFPSFGFAQAEGPFKLAPLPFDAGALEPHIDKTTMEIHHDKHHKAYVDNLNKAVAGTDMAKMDIEALVKSIASSTPAAVRNNAGGHWNHTFFWNILGPNGGGAPKGALADAINKKFNSFDNFKTEWAKAAAGRFGSGWVWLIKNGNDIEITSTPNQDNPLMGIAEKKGTPIMGLDVWEHAYYLKYQNRRPEYVTAVWNVFDWNKIGKNFAS; this is encoded by the coding sequence ATGAATCGCTCCGAGTTTTTGAAATTGGCCTTTGGTGCTTCGGCCGGTTTAGTTGCTTTCCCTTCTTTTGGCTTTGCTCAGGCCGAAGGTCCGTTCAAGCTGGCTCCTCTGCCGTTTGACGCGGGCGCGTTGGAACCGCACATCGACAAAACCACGATGGAGATCCACCACGATAAGCACCACAAAGCGTATGTGGACAATCTAAACAAAGCCGTAGCCGGAACCGATATGGCGAAGATGGATATCGAGGCTCTGGTGAAAAGCATAGCCAGCAGTACACCCGCTGCCGTGCGTAACAACGCTGGTGGACACTGGAATCACACGTTCTTCTGGAACATCCTCGGTCCGAACGGAGGTGGTGCACCGAAAGGCGCGCTAGCCGATGCGATCAACAAAAAATTCAACTCGTTCGATAACTTCAAAACGGAGTGGGCGAAGGCTGCTGCGGGACGTTTTGGTTCTGGTTGGGTGTGGCTTATCAAAAACGGAAACGACATTGAAATCACGTCAACCCCCAATCAGGATAACCCACTGATGGGTATAGCCGAGAAAAAAGGTACGCCCATCATGGGACTCGATGTTTGGGAGCATGCCTACTACCTCAAGTACCAGAACCGGCGGCCTGAGTACGTCACGGCAGTCTGGAATGTATTTGACTGGAATAAAATCGGAAAGAATTTTGCCAGCTAG
- a CDS encoding ATP-dependent Clp protease adaptor ClpS has product MQPFEETEVDVLEEVVETDVHSLVVFNDDVNTFDHVIDTLIDVCHHTPEQAEQCTLLIHYKGKCAVKNGSWEELVPMRNEICRRGISAEVVN; this is encoded by the coding sequence ATGCAACCTTTTGAAGAAACCGAAGTGGACGTTCTTGAAGAAGTCGTTGAAACAGACGTTCATAGCCTCGTAGTCTTCAATGACGACGTAAACACGTTTGATCACGTGATTGATACGCTGATCGACGTTTGTCATCACACGCCCGAACAGGCTGAGCAGTGCACCCTGTTAATTCACTACAAAGGGAAATGTGCCGTTAAAAATGGTTCGTGGGAAGAGCTTGTGCCGATGCGCAACGAAATCTGCCGCCGAGGCATTTCGGCCGAAGTTGTAAACTAG